One window of Salegentibacter sp. Hel_I_6 genomic DNA carries:
- a CDS encoding amino acid carrier protein yields the protein MRKYLLSMFFLFSILAINAQELDVQAKVGNPSNVINNGFIDLEVTGGEPPYKYEWSDPDTSLESSRAEGLTEGVPYKVTVSDSQGNSVTKSFEIKAEAITEHFNGTFVPIVEGMTAVLFWDPFTALGVYDPKVYAEERMVPTPDWAADTEDKFTLKEWRVEEGSHVNEGDLIAIVSSDNSGDLEATANATGTVSYLVDEGGTIWDYQNSSDLIETNAHMLARIQYDEPQLLTNPNGTPQKHNIPFIVVWLIFGAAFFTVKMGFINFKGFKHSIDLARGKYDEPNAPGSITHFQALATAVSATVGLGNIAGVAVAISLGGAGATFWMIIAGLLGMASKFVECTLGVKYRFINSEGRIFGGPMNYLRYGLEKRNMRGLGKFLAAFFAVLGIGASFGGGNMFQANQSFEILSGQFTFLIGNGFWFGLGVAVLVGIVIIGGIQSIAKVTGKVVPFMAAVYVLGALTVIFINIENIGPAFGAIYDGAFNPTALKGGIIGVLIVGFQRAAFSNEAGVGSAAIAHSAAKTNHPPSEGFVALLEPFIDTVVVCTLTALVLIFTGMHEVQGVGGVQLTSDAFASVVSWFPYVLAMAVFLFAFSTMISWSYYGMRSWTYLFGKSKKTELAYKILFLVFVVVGASISLGAVLDFSDMMILAMSFPNIIGLYIMSSEVRRDLNEYSRKLKAGELFKKQREANAS from the coding sequence ATGAGAAAGTATCTACTTTCAATGTTCTTTTTGTTTTCAATTTTAGCAATTAATGCACAAGAACTGGATGTACAGGCCAAAGTTGGCAATCCATCTAACGTCATCAATAACGGTTTTATTGATCTTGAAGTAACAGGTGGGGAACCCCCTTACAAGTATGAATGGTCAGACCCGGATACTTCTTTGGAGTCTTCCCGTGCTGAAGGTCTTACCGAGGGTGTTCCTTATAAAGTAACTGTTAGCGATAGTCAGGGGAATTCTGTAACCAAAAGCTTTGAGATTAAGGCTGAAGCCATTACTGAACATTTTAATGGGACTTTTGTGCCTATCGTAGAAGGGATGACAGCAGTTTTATTCTGGGATCCTTTTACAGCTCTTGGTGTCTACGATCCAAAAGTTTATGCTGAAGAAAGAATGGTACCTACTCCAGATTGGGCCGCTGATACTGAAGATAAGTTCACTTTAAAAGAATGGAGGGTAGAAGAAGGTAGCCACGTAAATGAAGGCGATCTTATTGCTATTGTAAGTTCAGACAACAGTGGAGACTTAGAAGCTACTGCTAATGCTACCGGAACTGTAAGTTACCTCGTAGATGAAGGTGGAACTATTTGGGATTACCAAAATAGCTCAGATCTTATTGAAACAAACGCGCACATGCTCGCTCGAATTCAATATGACGAGCCACAACTTTTAACCAATCCAAATGGAACGCCACAAAAGCATAATATTCCATTTATTGTTGTTTGGTTAATTTTTGGAGCCGCATTTTTCACTGTAAAAATGGGCTTTATCAATTTTAAAGGATTTAAACACTCTATAGATCTTGCCAGAGGAAAATATGATGAGCCTAACGCGCCGGGTAGTATTACTCACTTCCAGGCCCTGGCTACAGCAGTTTCTGCAACAGTAGGGCTTGGTAATATCGCCGGGGTTGCCGTTGCAATTTCCCTTGGTGGTGCAGGTGCAACTTTTTGGATGATTATTGCAGGTTTATTAGGGATGGCATCAAAATTTGTGGAATGTACACTTGGTGTAAAGTATCGTTTTATCAATTCTGAAGGTAGAATTTTTGGAGGACCAATGAATTATTTGCGTTATGGCCTTGAAAAAAGAAATATGCGCGGTTTAGGTAAATTCCTTGCTGCATTTTTTGCCGTACTTGGTATTGGTGCTTCTTTTGGAGGTGGTAATATGTTTCAGGCCAACCAGTCTTTTGAAATACTTTCCGGGCAATTTACTTTTTTAATCGGTAATGGTTTTTGGTTTGGTTTAGGAGTAGCGGTACTTGTAGGTATTGTAATTATTGGAGGTATTCAAAGTATAGCTAAAGTAACTGGTAAAGTTGTACCGTTTATGGCTGCAGTATATGTACTTGGAGCTTTAACTGTAATATTTATCAATATTGAAAATATAGGTCCGGCATTTGGAGCTATTTACGACGGTGCTTTTAACCCCACAGCCTTAAAAGGTGGAATTATTGGGGTATTAATCGTTGGTTTCCAACGTGCGGCATTCTCTAATGAAGCCGGGGTTGGATCGGCAGCGATTGCCCACTCGGCAGCGAAAACAAACCATCCGCCATCTGAAGGTTTTGTAGCTTTATTGGAACCTTTTATAGATACTGTAGTAGTTTGTACATTAACAGCATTGGTGTTAATTTTCACAGGAATGCACGAAGTACAGGGAGTAGGTGGAGTTCAATTAACTTCAGATGCTTTTGCCAGTGTAGTTTCCTGGTTCCCTTACGTACTGGCAATGGCGGTATTCCTATTTGCTTTTTCTACAATGATCTCCTGGTCTTACTACGGGATGCGTTCCTGGACCTATTTATTTGGAAAAAGTAAAAAGACCGAATTGGCATATAAAATACTATTCCTTGTTTTTGTAGTTGTAGGAGCTTCTATTAGTTTAGGTGCTGTACTTGACTTTTCTGATATGATGATTCTTGCAATGTCCTTCCCTAATATAATAGGGCTTTACATAATGTCTAGTGAAGTTAGAAGAGACCTTAATGAATACTCCCGAAAGCTTAAAGCCGGGGAATTATTTAAGAAGCAACGAGAAGCGAATGCTAGCTAA
- a CDS encoding helix-hairpin-helix domain-containing protein, whose translation MKPIKSHFVFTRSQQNGIFLLVCIIIVLQAIYYFSNFSTESTKSDLSQEEIEGFQAQIDSIKLARAEADSVKIFPFNPNYITDFKGYSLGMSLAEIDRLHQFRNENKWINSAEDFKRVTGVSDSLLAVISPYFKFPDWVIEAEKEKKFAEPTSLVAVSDLNNAEPEDLRQVTGIGEVLANRIVNYRTKIGGFRSELQLKDIYGLNYETRENLQRQFRVIKLENFSLININEAKVLELVEVPYIRYELAREIIDYRQLHEEIRSFEELSKIESFPSDKIDRIQLYLSLD comes from the coding sequence ATGAAACCGATAAAATCCCATTTTGTGTTCACAAGGAGCCAACAAAATGGGATTTTTCTTTTGGTATGTATTATAATTGTGCTTCAGGCTATTTATTATTTCTCTAATTTTTCTACTGAAAGTACAAAAAGCGATTTAAGCCAGGAGGAAATTGAAGGTTTCCAGGCTCAAATAGATTCCATAAAACTCGCCAGAGCCGAAGCAGATTCGGTGAAAATATTTCCTTTTAATCCTAATTATATAACCGATTTTAAAGGTTACAGTCTTGGAATGAGTCTTGCAGAAATTGATAGGCTTCATCAATTTAGAAATGAAAATAAATGGATTAATTCTGCGGAAGATTTTAAGAGAGTTACCGGGGTTTCAGATTCTTTACTTGCTGTTATTTCGCCATACTTTAAATTTCCAGATTGGGTTATTGAAGCTGAAAAGGAAAAGAAGTTTGCAGAGCCTACATCTCTTGTAGCTGTTTCAGATTTGAATAATGCGGAACCAGAAGATTTGCGTCAGGTCACCGGAATAGGAGAGGTGCTTGCAAACCGTATTGTAAACTACCGAACCAAAATTGGTGGTTTTAGAAGTGAACTCCAATTAAAAGATATCTATGGTTTAAATTATGAAACCCGGGAGAATCTTCAAAGACAATTTCGTGTTATTAAGCTTGAAAATTTCAGTTTAATAAATATTAACGAAGCGAAAGTTTTAGAATTGGTTGAGGTGCCTTATATAAGATATGAACTTGCCAGAGAAATTATCGACTATCGCCAACTGCACGAAGAAATCAGGTCTTTTGAAGAATTATCAAAAATAGAAAGTTTTCCTTCAGATAAAATCGATAGAATTCAATTATATTTGAGCTTAGATTGA
- a CDS encoding DUF2851 family protein, with translation MREDFLHYLWKYKKFDFTNAETTQGEKVLLIDSGTHNFNSGPDFFNARLKIGEQLWAGNVELHIKASDWYFHQHEKDRNYNNVILHVVWENDTEIQRDNDTTIPALSLKNLVDKNLLDDYRQLFSSSQNWINCEKNFKDIDDFTLRHWQERLYLERLEEKSGLITELLEKSDNNWEAVLFQMLAKNFGLNLNGDAFLSMAQSLDFSVVKKASNNNFTLEALFFGQAGLLRKQLNITYFKDLKQEYSYLKHKYTLSNSGIIPPKYFRLRPDNFPNIRLSQLASLYSKHKNLFSVLIASKSLKDTYKILDVETSAFWKEHFTFPKKHIERQKKLSSAFKDLVLINTIIPLRFCYSRACGNDEVDDLLLMMENIPSEGNKIIQNFKKIRKGTVENAMHSQAMVQLKSNYCNKNKCLECGIGIKLLQRRA, from the coding sequence ATGCGGGAAGACTTTTTACATTATCTCTGGAAATATAAGAAATTCGATTTTACCAATGCTGAAACTACGCAGGGAGAGAAAGTACTTCTTATAGATAGTGGTACACATAATTTCAACTCAGGCCCCGATTTTTTTAATGCCCGGTTAAAAATAGGAGAACAGCTTTGGGCTGGAAATGTCGAGTTACACATAAAAGCTTCCGATTGGTATTTTCATCAACACGAAAAAGATAGAAACTACAATAATGTTATTCTTCACGTGGTTTGGGAAAACGACACCGAGATTCAAAGAGATAATGATACTACAATTCCTGCTTTAAGCCTTAAAAACCTGGTAGATAAAAACCTGTTAGATGATTACAGGCAACTTTTTTCTTCCTCACAAAACTGGATTAATTGCGAAAAGAACTTTAAAGATATAGATGATTTTACGCTGCGGCATTGGCAGGAACGATTATACCTGGAACGTTTGGAGGAGAAATCGGGACTTATTACGGAATTGTTAGAAAAGTCAGATAACAATTGGGAAGCGGTTTTATTCCAAATGTTGGCCAAGAATTTCGGTCTTAATCTTAACGGCGATGCTTTTTTAAGTATGGCGCAAAGTCTTGATTTTTCAGTGGTCAAGAAGGCTTCTAATAATAATTTTACTTTAGAAGCATTATTTTTTGGTCAGGCTGGTTTGCTGAGAAAGCAACTTAATATCACTTATTTTAAAGATTTAAAACAAGAGTATTCTTATTTAAAACATAAATATACCTTATCCAATTCCGGAATAATTCCTCCAAAGTATTTCAGGTTGAGACCAGATAATTTTCCTAATATCAGACTTTCTCAATTAGCTTCCCTTTATTCTAAGCATAAAAACTTATTTTCAGTATTAATCGCCTCAAAGTCATTGAAGGATACCTATAAAATCCTGGATGTAGAAACTTCAGCCTTTTGGAAAGAGCATTTTACTTTTCCGAAGAAACATATAGAAAGACAAAAGAAGTTGAGTTCAGCATTTAAAGATCTGGTGCTAATTAATACCATTATTCCTTTGCGGTTTTGTTATTCACGTGCTTGCGGCAATGATGAGGTTGATGATTTACTTTTGATGATGGAGAATATACCTTCAGAGGGGAATAAAATTATTCAGAATTTTAAAAAGATACGTAAAGGCACTGTAGAAAATGCGATGCATTCCCAGGCAATGGTACAATTAAAAAGTAATTATTGTAATAAAAACAAGTGTTTGGAATGTGGTATTGGTATCAAATTACTGCAAAGAAGAGCTTAA
- a CDS encoding SGNH/GDSL hydrolase family protein encodes MKNLYLLFFASLLIGCSSSNSVTTNTETDNPSGMDYSYLALGDSYTIGESVAEKDRWPVQLVAELNERGHKVAPPKIIAKTGWTTGNLLSAMRSELNYTRKFDLVSILIGVNNQYQGKTIKEYEEELREIFKLALNHSKLREKGVFALSIPDYGATPFGEENAETIGVEIDEFNAVFRKVTSEFEVDFYNITPISREAARDGDLIAEDGLHPSALMYRYWVDEVIDEIPQMLPQ; translated from the coding sequence ATGAAAAATTTATACTTATTATTTTTTGCTTCTTTATTAATTGGTTGCAGTTCTTCAAATTCAGTAACAACAAATACCGAAACCGATAATCCGTCAGGAATGGATTATAGTTATCTCGCCCTTGGAGATTCTTACACTATTGGGGAGAGTGTAGCCGAAAAAGACCGCTGGCCGGTGCAGCTGGTAGCAGAACTTAATGAAAGAGGTCATAAAGTTGCACCTCCAAAGATTATTGCTAAAACTGGTTGGACCACCGGAAATCTTTTGTCTGCAATGCGTTCAGAATTAAATTATACCCGAAAATTTGACCTGGTTTCTATTTTAATTGGTGTTAATAACCAATATCAGGGAAAGACTATTAAGGAATATGAAGAAGAATTACGTGAAATCTTTAAACTGGCGCTTAATCATTCTAAACTAAGGGAAAAGGGAGTTTTTGCTTTGAGTATTCCAGATTATGGAGCAACGCCTTTTGGTGAAGAAAATGCCGAAACTATTGGAGTCGAAATCGATGAATTTAATGCAGTTTTTAGAAAGGTTACTTCTGAATTTGAAGTTGACTTTTATAATATAACCCCAATCTCAAGAGAAGCTGCAAGAGATGGAGATCTTATTGCTGAAGACGGTTTGCACCCCAGCGCATTGATGTACCGCTATTGGGTTGATGAGGTTATAGATGAAATCCCCCAAATGTTACCGCAATAG
- a CDS encoding PLP-dependent cysteine synthase family protein: MDYVENILGTIGNTPMVKMNKVTKEIDALVLAKYETFNPGNSVKDRMAVKMVEEAEANGILKPGGTIIEGTSGNTGMGLALAAIVKGYKMVCVLSDKQSKEKIDILKAVGCEVVVCPTDVAPEDPRSYYSTSKRMAEETPNSWYVNQYDNLANTKAHYESTGPEIWEQTDGKVTHFVVGVGTGGTISGVGKYLKEKNPNIKVWGIDTYGSVFKKYHETGEFDEKEIYPYITEGIGEDILPKNVDFSVIDGFTKVTDKDAAVYTRKLAEEEGFFLGNSAGAAAKGLLQLKEHFSKDDVVVVLFHDHGSRYVGKIFNDEWMKKQGFLD, encoded by the coding sequence ATGGATTACGTAGAAAATATATTAGGCACGATTGGGAATACGCCAATGGTGAAAATGAATAAAGTTACTAAAGAGATTGATGCACTTGTGCTGGCTAAATATGAAACCTTTAATCCTGGAAATTCGGTTAAAGATCGTATGGCGGTGAAGATGGTAGAGGAGGCTGAAGCTAATGGGATCTTAAAACCCGGAGGAACTATTATTGAAGGAACTTCTGGAAATACCGGGATGGGCCTTGCACTTGCTGCTATTGTAAAAGGGTATAAAATGGTTTGCGTGCTTTCTGATAAGCAAAGCAAGGAAAAAATTGATATTCTAAAGGCTGTGGGTTGTGAAGTAGTTGTTTGCCCAACCGATGTTGCTCCAGAGGATCCCAGGTCTTATTATTCGACTTCCAAAAGAATGGCAGAGGAAACACCAAATTCCTGGTATGTGAATCAGTATGATAATCTGGCCAATACCAAAGCACATTACGAAAGCACCGGTCCTGAAATCTGGGAGCAAACCGATGGCAAAGTGACACATTTTGTAGTGGGTGTAGGAACTGGCGGAACCATTTCTGGTGTTGGTAAATATTTAAAAGAGAAAAATCCAAATATTAAAGTTTGGGGAATTGATACCTACGGTTCTGTTTTTAAGAAATACCACGAGACCGGCGAGTTCGATGAAAAAGAGATCTATCCTTATATCACTGAAGGGATTGGAGAAGATATTCTACCAAAGAATGTAGATTTTAGTGTAATTGACGGCTTTACCAAAGTCACCGATAAAGACGCAGCGGTATACACGCGAAAACTTGCTGAAGAAGAAGGTTTTTTCTTAGGGAATTCTGCGGGTGCTGCGGCAAAAGGTTTACTTCAGTTAAAAGAGCATTTTTCCAAGGATGATGTTGTGGTAGTTTTATTTCACGATCACGGAAGTCGTTACGTAGGGAAAATTTTCAACGATGAATGGATGAAAAAACAGGGTTTTTTAGATTAA